The Sesamum indicum cultivar Zhongzhi No. 13 unplaced genomic scaffold, S_indicum_v1.0 C04454, whole genome shotgun sequence genome contains the following window.
ACATATAGTCTCCAAACACAAACTTAGGATATTTAGCAACATCTTTCACCATGTTCTCAACCTTAGCATCAAGCAATTGTGGAGCAGGCTGAATGGTGGCCTTGAGGGATGGATTGTAGAATGAAGCAATTGATCTCCTTTGCCCATCTGTTTGGGGCACAACCCTGTGTAAAATACTCTTGTACCTCCCATTACTCAAAACTTCAATTTGATCACCTGTGTTAATGACTATAGCATTTTTTAAAGGT
Protein-coding sequences here:
- the LOC105155343 gene encoding 1-aminocyclopropane-1-carboxylate oxidase 5-like, which produces GTKVSHYPPCPHPEKVNALRAHTDAGGVVLLFQDDEVKGLQMLKDGVWTDVQPLKNAIVINTGDQIEVLSNGRYKSILHRVVPQTDGQRRSIASFYNPSLKATIQPAPQLLDAKVENMVKDVAKYPKFVFGDY